From a region of the Trichoderma atroviride chromosome 6, complete sequence genome:
- a CDS encoding uncharacterized protein (EggNog:ENOG41~TransMembrane:4 (o33-53i74-101o113-136i148-166o)): MMDVMVQTFVKDDKLCKRYAQFASDLDRWHFRIIYWFMFVLNLMILFVASWTYTKGQEAIELYSHDPRKRSRKLVKYMLMCLACVIVSAGVVIMEAFALLALQFCDGENLISLYWSTWTMTQVGSLIAMMGIILAMAHSLRNRRHPPWALALGTPVLVIAGLLHLLHDCVKKRINKFMQGPTRRNSVLSVSEVNTIQGNVEDDFENSTSVLGEFIGFTVDGGPIVRFSAPIPLNLDSDGGAELLGYFDGTRPVIAYQKGSIQFVPAPSKGKAPEQNDPQQPEEEKCEDRIQVVLSETV; encoded by the exons ATGATGGATGTTATGGTCCAGACGTTCGTGAAGGATGATAAATTGTGCAAGCGATATGCGCAATTTGCATCCGATTTAGATCGATGGCATTTCAGAATCATCTACTGGTTCATGTTTGTGCTGAATCTCATGATTCTATTCGTTGCATCATGGACATATACAAA GGGCCAAGAAGCCATCGAGCTATACAGCCATGACCCACGAAAGCGTTCAAGAAAGCTAGTCAAGTACATGTTGATGTGCCTCGCCTGCGTAATCGTGTCGGCTggcgtcgtcatcatggAAGCCTTTGCTCTCCTGGCCCTGCAGTTCTGCGATGGCGAGAATCTGATATCCCTGTACTGGTCCACGTGGACCATGACTCAGGTCGGGTCGCTAATAGCGATGATGGGTATCATTCTCGCCATGGCACACTCATTGAGAAACAGAAGGCACCC GCCATGGGCCCTTGCTTTAGGAACACCAGTTCTCGTTATCGCCGGGCTGCTGCACCTCCTTCACGACTGCGTAAAGAAGCGAATCAACAAGTTCATGCAAGGCCCTACAAGGAGGAATAGCGTTCTTTCTGTAAGCGAAGT GAACACCATTCAGGGAAACGTTGAAGACGACTTTGAGAATTCGACCTCTGTTCTGGGCGAATTTATTGGATTTACAGTGGATGGTGGCCCCATTGTCCGCTTCAGCGCTCCCATTCCCCTGAATCTCGACTCTGATGGTGGAGCCGAGTTACTAGGATATTTTGATGGCACTCGGCCTGTGATAGCGTACCAGAAAGGATCCATACAGTTTGTGCCTGCGCCATCAAAGGGAAAAGCACCTGAGCAGAATGATCCTCAGCagccagaagaggagaaatgTGAGGACAGGATACAGGTAGTCCTATCGGAGACAGTGTAG
- a CDS encoding uncharacterized protein (EggNog:ENOG41) yields the protein MGLEKVKHVVLVLSGKGGVGKSSVTTQLALSLTLAGHSVGILDVDLTGPSIPRMLSIEASKVTQVPGGWAPVTVHEADPENGLGSLHAMSLGFLLPKRGDAVVWRGPKKTAMVRQFLKDVLWDETDYLLIDTPPGTSDEHISLAESLQKDARPGQVAGAVVVTTPQAVATADVRKELNFCVKTGIRVLGVVENMSGFVCPHCSECTDIFGSGGGRSMAEEFKVPFLGSVPIDTQFITLVEEGKRPFYPVGTVMNGRDISTVPSEQQGRDDGTLVDKYKDCSLFHVFAGITAQVGEKVARIENT from the exons ATGGGCCTGGAAAAGGTCAAGCACGTTGTGCTG GTGCTCTCCGGCAAAGGAGGCGTGGGCAAGTCGTCGGTGACAACGCAGCTGGCCCTGTCTCTGACGCTCGCCGGCCATTCGGTGGGAATCCTCGACGTCGATCTGACCGGCCCGTCCATCCCGCGCATGCTCTCGATCGAAGCGTCCAAGGTCACGCAGGTGCCAGGAGGATGGGCGCCGGTCACTGTCCACGAGGCCGATCCGGAGAATGGGCTGGGCAGCCTGCACGCCATGAGCCTGGGGTTCCTGCTGCCCAAGCGAGGCGACGCCGTGGTCTGGAGAGGCCCGAAAAAGACGGCCATGGTCCGACAGTTCCTCAAGGACGTGCTCTGGGACGAGACGGATTACCTGCTCATCGACACGCCGCCGGGGACCAGCGATGAGCACATTTCGCTGGCCGAGTCGCTACAAAAGGATGCCCGGCCGGGGCAGGTGGCGGGCGCAGTGGTCGTGACGACGCCGCAGGCAGTAGCGACGGCGGACGTGCGCAAGGAGCTCAACTTTTGCGTCAAGACGGGCATCCGCGTGTTGGGAGTGGTGGAGAACATGAGCGGCTTCGTGTGCCCGCACTGCTCGGAGTGCACCGACATCTTTGGGTCCGGGGGCGGACGGTCCATGGCAGAGGAGTTCAAGGTGCCCTTTCTGGGCTCGGTACCGATCGATACACAGTTTATTACGCTCGTGGAAGAGGGCAAGCGGCCGTTTTATCCGGTGGGCACGGTGATGAATGGGCGGGACATTTCAACGGTGCCGTCAGAGCAGCAAGGCAGAGATGATGGGACGCTTGTGGACAAGTACAAGGACTGTTCGCTGTTTCACGTATTCGCCGGCATCACCGCACAGGTTGGTGAAAAGGTTGCCAGGATAGAGAATACATGA
- a CDS encoding uncharacterized protein (CAZy:GH28~SECRETED:SignalP(1-17)) — MPSFGFFLAMLVATAAAKPVSIDPRASCTFTDAATAIKQKTSCSTITLNGVAVPAGQTLDLTGLKDNTNVIFAGKTTFGYKEWDGPLISISGKGIQVQGASGHTIDCAGQRWWDGKGSNGGKTKPKFFSAHKLTNSNIKSLNVLNTPVQAFSINSVTDLGLYNINMDNSLGDTEGGHNTDAFDVGSSTGVYISGAIVKNQDDCLAINSGTNITFTGGNCSGGHGLSIGSVGGRSDNTVKTVRILDSKISNSQNGVRIKTVSGATGSVSDIVYDNISLSNIGSYGIVIEQDYKNGGPTGTPTAGVPITGLTVNKVVGTVQKSGINAYILCAACSNWTWTNNAVTGGTKTKTNKGIPKGVSI; from the exons ATGCCTTCCTTTGGATTCTTCCTCGCCATGTTGGTAGCtacggctgctgcaaagccTGTGTCTATTGATCCCCGAGCAAGCTGCACCTTCACCGACGCTGCAACGGCAATCAAACAGAAGACGTCTTGCAGTACTATCACTTTGAATGGTGTTGCTGTTCCGGCTGGACAGACTCTGGATCTGACTGGCCTCAAAGACAATACCAAT GTCATCTTTGCCGGAAAGACCACCTTTGGTTACAAGGAATGGGATGGCCCTCTCATTTCAATCTCTGGCAAGGGGATTCAGGTCCAGGGTGCCTCTGGACACACTATTGACTGTGCTGGCCAACGATGGTGGGACGGTAAAGGTTCAAACGGCGGAAAGACAAAGCCCAAGTTTTTCAGTGCTCATAAACTCACAAACTCCAACATCAAGTCGCTCAATGTCTTGAATACACCAGTTCAAGCTTTTAGCATCAATTCGGTGACTGATCTCGGCTTGTACAATATCAACATGGACAACTCTCTCGGCGACACCGAGGGCGGCCACAACACGGATGCATTCGACGTTGGCTCTTCGACCGGCGTGTACATTTCCGGAGCTATAGTAAAGAACCAGGACGACTGCTTGGCTATCAACTCCGGTACCAACATTACTTTTACTGGCGGTAACTGCTCCGGTGGACATGGCCTGTCCATCGGGTCGGTTGGTGGCCGAAGCGACAACACGGTTAAAACTGTTCGCATTCTGGACTCAAAGATATCCAACTCGCAAAACGGCGTTCGTATCAAGACAGTTTCTGGAGCGACTGGTTCTGTTTCTGATATCGTCTACGACAACATCTCCTTGTCCAACATTGGATCCTATGGTATTGTAATTGAGCAGGATTATAAAAATGGTGGGCCAACTGGCACGCCTACTGCTGGCGTTCCCATCACTGGTCTTACTGTTAATAAAGTCGTCGGCACAGTTCAGAAAAGTGGCATAAATGCATACATTCTATGCGCTGCTTGTTCCAACTGGACCTGGACCAATAATGCAGTTACCGGAGGCACGAAGACTAAGACAAACAAGGGCATTCCCAAGGGAGTTTCTATTTAG
- a CDS encoding uncharacterized protein (EggNog:ENOG41~TransMembrane:10 (i108-126o158-180i192-210o216-240i301-322o352-376i397-418o430-449i469-487o499-523i)), whose amino-acid sequence MPFSWRRPFQSSEESQSTEVEERGSSSDSDPSELVAGGTYYVAGKAANNTEVSYQDAAGAPVEESSPLGYNVGPMTILFLNVSKMIGTGIFSTPSSILSGTGSIGLSLIWWALGFLTSTCAFSVYLEFTSYFPSRSGAEVVYLEQAFPRPRWLMSTAFAFQTVILSFSSGNCYVLAEYIFKMSDHNPTDWQLKGVAVAGYTVAVLAVVLHNKHAYHFANVVGFIKLSTLLFISITGFVVLGGHTRIKNPTANFHNSFEGKATAYGTTNSLYKIIFSYAGFENSFNVANEVKNPVKKIRRNGFIAICTVTVLYILTVVAYYSAVPKEDIVGGKLTVANLFFVNVFGDSKGIRALNFLIAISAFGNLVAVLIGSSRVIRECGRQGVLPFTNFWVSTYPFGTALGPYLFKYVITLIMILAPPAGDAFNFVTDLGVYPGSFFDFLMSVGLLIVRHKRKALNLPRPVFKAWDIAIYFSILKNLYLLIMPWYPPAGGATGGDVSFWYATYVVTSVGILVGCAAYFWLWVHGIPRLRGYKIREEVVTLDDGAKSHKLVKVPNAEVEEWDKRHDHAGRIITEAVDPVDEAQSKILIAGKDGTLSTTQ is encoded by the exons ATGCCGTTCTCCTGGCGGCGTCCTTTCCAGAGTAGCGAAGAGTCTCAATCTACGGAAGTAGAAGAGAGAGGGTCGTCATCGGACAGTGATCCATCCGAGCTCGTTGCCGGAGGCACGTATTATGTCGCAGGGAAAGCAGCCAACAATACAGAGGTATCTTATCAAGATGCCGCCGGTGCGCCTGTTGAAGAGTCTTCACCCTTGGGATATAATGTTGGGCCCATGACAATTCTATTTCTGAATGTGAGTAAGATGATCGGCACAGGCATCTTCTCAACTC CCTCAAGCATTCTCTCTGGAACCGGCAGCATTGGTCTAAGTCTGATATGGTGGGCTCTTGGATTTTTAACTTCAACATGCGCGTTTTCTGTCTATCTCGAGTTCACGTCTTACTTTCCGTCGCGGTCTGGAGCCGAGGTGGTTTACCTTGAGCAGGCATTTCCACGGCCACGTTGGCTGATGTCAACGGCATTTGCTTTTCAGACTGTGATTTTGTCGTTTAGCAGCGGAAACTGTTATG TTCTGGCCGAGTACATCTTCAAAATGTCAGATCACAACCCAACCGATTGGCAGTTAAAGGGAGTAGCCGTGGCTGGCTACACTGTCGCAGTCCTTG CTGTGGTCTTGCACAACAAACATGCGTATCACTTTGCCAACGTAGTTGGTTTCATCAAGCTTTCTACActgctcttcatctctaTCACTGGTTTTGTAGTCCTTGGAGGACATACTCGAATTAAGAACCCGACGGCCAATTTCCACAATTCGTTCGAGGGTAAAGCTACTGCCTATGGAACGACAAACAGTTTATACAAGATTATTTTCTCCTATGCCGGATTCGAAAATTCCTTCAACGTTGCGAATGAAGTCAAG AATCCCGTCAAGAAAATTCGACGCAATGGCTTCATTGCCATATGTACCGTTACAGTCCTTTACATTCTGACGGTTGTTGCCTATTATTCGGCCG TTCCGAAGGAAGACATTGTCGGCGGCAAGCTTACTGTTGCCAATCTATTCTTCGTGAATGTTTTTGGAGACAGCAAGGGTATCAGAGCGCTCAACTTTCTGATTGCAATCAGTGCTTTTGGTAATCTAGTAGCAGTGTTGATTGGAAGCTCGAGGGTTATTCGTGAATGCGGTCGACAAGGTGTCCTCCCTTTCACCAATTTCTGGGTCTCGACTTATCCTTTTGGCACCGCTCTTGGACCATACCTGTTCAAATATGTCATTACTCTCATCATGATCTTAGCACCccctgctggagatgccttCAACTTTG TTACTGACCTTGGTGTTTATCCCGGCTCTTTCTTTGACTTTCTGATGAGTGTTGGTCTTCTTATTGTGAGGCATAAGCGAAAAGCTCTCAATTTGCCAAGACCCGTGTTCAAGGCCTGGGATATCGCTATCTACTTCAGCATTCTCAAGAACCTCTACCTACTCATCATGCCGTGGTACCCTCCTGCAGGAGGAGCAACTGGTGGCGACGTTAGTTTCTGGTACGCTACGTATGTAGTTACCTCTGTTGGCAT CCTCGTGGGCTGTGCGGCCTACTTTTGGCTGTGGGTTCACGGCATTCCTCGTCTCCGAGGCTACAAAATCCGCGAAGAAGTGGTTACTCTCGACGATGGCGCGAAGAGTCATAAGCTGGTCAAAGTGCCAAACGCTGAAGTTGAGGAGTGGGATAAGAGGCACGACCATGCTGGACGCATCATCACAGAGGCCGTGGATCCAGTTGACGAGGCACAGAGCAAGATTTTGATAGCAGGAAAGGATGGCACATTGTCCACCACCCAATAA
- a CDS encoding uncharacterized protein (MEROPS:MER0003110) yields MIQPSLSFSATPASITADAERLVRQSRHQRDELVRNIAPEQATFAKVMLPLAQMQNDFAIEANVLCFYRHVSANADIRTASAKAQTLFDRFHTECWMREDIFKLVDAIYHNHNTEEITKESSLFLETVYDKFAQSGLGIRNTVSREQFKEIKGRLSQIHAEFRENLGCQTDEVFFTLAELDGVPESIVKQLEINSSNKLRIDLSNPVHRGILSSAEKGETRKKLYFAIQNRCKGNAPLVQEAVRLRYEMAKMLGFANYAAFQLQSRMAKTPDRVNEFLADLRSKLTPYGVASLRILQDFKKSDVKNDGNGEFFLWDDDFYRNRMLKSRISIDRTRIKEYFPLQTTTTALLNLLAQLFGLLFDEIKATDSMVWHTDVQMFAVHDDETHGGGFLGYLYLDLFRRDGKYPGASCFNLQPGFIRIDGKRHYPSTALLCAFSKPTPSKPTLLSHFQVVTMLHELGHGIHDLVSKTQHSHFHGPEGVPVDFGEMPSQMLEYWCWTPSQIKSLSSHYSYINPEMLALWKQQNKGKIQPELQMPDELIEALIKASRVSFGPLSQLDQLHRAYFDMTIHQLCSDEEVESVDLTMLWNKSRKEIGLIDGQEVFDGHYAQGHDYTTFPHLMINDYTAGYYAYLYSKVYAADLFYSEFQNHTLDTERVQRYRKCVLESGGSRDGFQNLVDFLGREPSADAFYNSLLD; encoded by the exons ATGATTCAGCCCTCCCTCAGTTTTTCCGCCACACCTGCTTCCATCACAGCAGATGCCGAGCGGTTAGTAAGACAATCAAGGCATCAAAGAGATGAATTGGTTCGAAATATCGCACCAGAGCAAGCAACCTTTGCCAAGGTGATGCTTCCTCTTGCGCAAATGCAGAATGATTTCGCCATCGAGGCCAATGTACTTTGCTTTTATCGACACGTTTCTGCAAATGCCGACATCCGCACAGCGTCGGCGAAAGCGCAGACCCTCTTTGACAGGTTTCATACTGAATGCTGGATGAGAGAGGACATTTTTAAACTTGTCGATGCTATATATCATAATCATAATACCGAGGAAATCACGAAAGAGTCGTCCTTGTTTTTGGAGACGGTTTATGACAAATTTGCTCAGTCGGGCTTGGGAATACGGAATACTGTGTCCAGAGAACAGTTCAAGGAAATCAAAGGCCGTCTCAGCCAGATCCATGCAGAATTCCGCGAGAATCTTGGCTGTCAGACAGATGAAGTATTCTTTACATTGGCTGAGCTGGATGGTGTTCCTGAATCTATCGTCAAGCAGCTTGAAATCAACTCCAGCAACAAGCTTCGGATAGATTTGTCTAATCCTGTGCACAGGGGCATTCTCTCGTCCGCTGAAAAGGGCGAGACGCGGAAAAAGCTGTACTTTGCTATCCAAAACAGATGCAAGGGAAATGCACCCCTCGTTCAAGAAGCTGTACGACTCAGGTATGaaatggcaaagatgctggGATTTGCCAACTATGCCGCTTTTCAACTACAGTCAAGGATGGCCAAGACTCCGGACCGCGTAAATGAGTTCCTGGCAGATTTGCGATCTAAGCTGACACCCTATGGAGTCGCATCATTACGGATATTGCAAGATTTCAAGAAGAGTGATGTGAAGAATGATGGGAATGGCGAGTTCTTCCTTTGGGATGATGACTTTTACCGCAATCGAATGTTGAAGTCCCGGATATCTATTGACAGAACACGAATCAAGGAATATTTCCCTTTACAGACTACGACAACAGCCCTCTTGAATCTTTTGGCCCAACTGTTTGGCCTATTGTTCGATGAGATCAAGGCTACCGACAGCATGGTATGGCACACAGATGTCCAGATGTTTGCAGTTCATGACGATGAAACTCATGGGGGTGGATTCCTTGGTTACTTGTATCTTGACCTCTTTCGCCGAGATGGCAAGTATCCAGGGGCATCATGCTTCAATTTACAACCT GGGTTTATACGAATAGATGGAAAACGCCATTACCCGTCGACTGCATTACTGTGCGCGTTTTCTAAACCGACACCGAGCAAACCAACTTTGCTGAGCCATTTTCAGGTAGTAACAATGCTTCATGAACTGGGCCATGGCATTCACGACCTGGTGTCCAAGACTCAGCACTCACATTTCCACGGGCCAGAAGGCGTGCCAgttgactttggcgagatGCCAAGCCAGATGCTCGAGTATTGGTGCTGGACACCGTCCCAGATCAAGTCTCTCAGCTCCCATTACTCATACATCAACCCAGAGATGCTTGCTTTGTGGAAGCAACAAAATAAAGGCAAGATACAGCCTGAGCTCCAAATGCCAGACGAGCTTATTGAGGCACTGATAAAGGCTAGCCGGGTCTCATTTGGACCGCTATCCCAACTTGATCAGCTTCATCGCGCCTATTTTGACATGACCATACATCAGCTCTGTAGTGATGAAGAGGTGGAATCCGTGGATCTTACGATGTTATGGAACAAATCGCGGAAAGAAATAGGACTTATTGATGGACAAGAGGTTTTTGATGGGCATTACGCACAGGGTCATGACTACACTACATTCCCACACCTGATGATAAATGATTATACTGCTGGCTATTACGCCTATCTTTA CTCCAAGGTGTACGCTGCGGATTTATTTTACAGTGAATTCCAGAACCATACTCTGGACACTGAGAGAGTGCAGCGTTATCGCAAATGCGTACTTGAAAGTGGTGGAAGTAGAGATGGCTTCCAGAATCTAGTCGACTTCCTAGGCCGTGAGCCATCAGCAGATGCATTTTACAATAGTTTGCTAGATTAG
- a CDS encoding uncharacterized protein (BUSCO:EOG092D2UJS), translating to MATPLAQSEPSAAPAVAAFKPIHSLVLDTGPLIKNDPPASVLISKAEKLYTLPNIISEIRDATTRSRVETTLLPFVTIRSPRPESLKFIADFAKKTGDYGVLSKPDMEVLALGYELEIERNGGDWRLRNAPGQKSVNGRPQAKQSTEEKEKPEQVEEAQQADSEQSAEAADQTESQPQPDTETKLSNDVQSLSLEASGSSEEKSEATPEAVESAPEPSLAKQPEEQPEEASEDSDDEGWITPSNLKKQQAQDSGANGTNDNAPPKTLQAAILTSDYAMQNVALRINLNLVTPSLSRITYLKTWVLRCHGCFNITKDMDKQFCPKCGQSTLTRTSCSTDQHGNFKIHLKQGFQWNTRGNVFSVPKPVHGSANGRLPKHVGGKNNWGKDLILAEDQKEHSKALDEQRRQRKKDLMDDDFLPGLLTGHRSGAGGKIKVGAGRNVNSRRKR from the coding sequence atggcaaCCCCACTGGCTCAATCCGAGCCATCAGCGGCTCCGGCTGTCGCTGCCTTCAAACCGATTCACAGCCTGGTCCTCGATACCGGTCCATTGATCAAGAACGATCCTCCTGCCAGCGTGCTCATCTCCAAAGCCGAAAAGCTCTACACCCTCCCCAACATCATCAGCGAAATCCGCGACGCCACGACCCGTTCTCGAGTCGAAACGACACTGCTGCCATTTGTCACTATACGATCCCCCAGGCCTGAGAGCCTCAAATTCATTGCCGACTTTGCGAAGAAGACTGGCGACTATGGAGTGCTCAGCAAGCCGGATATGGAGGTGCTTGCGCTGGGATATGAGCTGGAGATTGAGAGGAACGGCGGCGATTGGAGACTGAGGAATGCGCCGGGCCAGAAAAGTGTCAACGGACGGCCGCAGGCTAAACAGTCaacagaagagaaggagaagccGGAGCAAGTCGAGGAAGCTCAACAGGCCGATTCTGAACAGAGCGCAGAAGCCGCAGACCAAACAGagtctcagcctcagccagaTACCGAGACAAAGCTCAGCAATGATGTGCAGAGTCTGAGTCTAGAGGCCTCGGGCAGCAGTGAAGAGAAAAGCGAGGCGACACCAGAAGCCGTCGAGAGCGCTCCCGAGCCCTCTTTGGCAAAACAGCCTGAAGAACAGCCCGAAGAGGCTTCAGAAGACTCAGATGATGAAGGCTGGATCACCCCCTCGAACCTCAAGAAGCAACAAGCCCAAGACTCTGGCGCCAACGGCACCAACGACAATGCTCCCCCCAAAACTCTGCAGGCCGCCATCCTAACCTCCGATTACGCCATGCAAAACGTCGCACTGCgcatcaacctcaacctcGTCACGCCGTCCCTGTCCCGCATCACATATCTCAAGACGTGGGTGCTGCGCTGCCACGGCTGCTTCAACATCACAAAGGACATGGACAAGCAGTTCTGCCCCAAGTGCGGCCAAAGCACCCTCACCAGGACAAGCTGCTCGACGGACCAACACGGAAACTTCAAGATCCACCTCAAGCAGGGCTTCCAGTGGAACACCAGGGGAAACGTGTTTAGCGTGCCGAAGCCGGTTCATGGCAGCGCCAACGGCAGACTGCCCAAGCACGTGGGCGGCAAGAACAACTGGGGTAAGgatttgatcttggccgAGGATCAAAAGGAGCATAGCAAGGCGCTGGATGAGCAACGGAgacagaggaagaaggatcTCATGGACGATGATTTCTTGCCGGGGCTTTTGACGGGCCACAGGTCTGGCGCGGGGGGCAAGATCAAGGTTGGAGCTGGACGGAATGTCAACTCGAGGCGGAAGAGGTAA
- a CDS encoding uncharacterized protein (EggNog:ENOG41~TransMembrane:11 (i65-82o88-107i139-164o170-189i201-222o242-260i281-302o322-346i358-383o395-416i428-451o)): protein MSDTSISPSGSEKDRRYDDKKNPTSNLFDDAPIAGETSDEFREDVERAKAQEGEQKFHRLGWRRLTVVLIVEAIALGSLSLPSAFATLGMVAGVICSVGLGFLAIYTSDLVGMVKIKFPEVAHYADAGRLVAGRFGYELVGAMFALQLILLVGSHCLTGTIAFLNITDNAICSLVFGVISAIILFVLALPPSFTELAILGYIDFVSIILAIGITMIATGIKANQSAGGLSAVDWSPWPKEDLSFADAFIAITNIVFAYSFSICQFSFMDEMHTPTDYKKSIWALGLIEIAIYTITGGVIYAFVGVDVKSPALLSGGHLISKIAFGIGLPVIFISGSINGTVVGRFIHGRVYKNSVIRYVNTTMGWVTWTVLIAIITLVAWIIAEAIPFFSDLLSISSSLFISGFTYYFPAIFWFVLLKEGSVWERKNLVHFALSSLSMVVGLVVLVCGTYASVVDINNQYKAKTVRGPFTCAPLA from the exons ATGTCTGACACATCCATCTCCCCGTCGGGGTCTGAGAAGGACCGCCGCTAcgatgacaagaagaacCCTACCTCCAACCTGTTCGACGATGCTCCCATCGCCGGCGAGACAAGCGATGAGTTCCGCGAGGATGTTGAGCGCGCCAAGGCCCAAGAGGGCGAGCAGAAGTTTCACCGTCTGGGATGGAGGCGTCTGACCGTTGTGCTCATCGTCGAGGCCATTGCCCTCGGCAGTCTGTCTCTGCCCAGTGCCTTTGCGACTCTCGGCATGGTTGCCGGTGTTATCTGCTCCGTTGGTCTTGGTTTCCTCGCCATCTACACAAGTGACCTTGTCGGCATGGTCAAGATCAAGTTTCCCGAGGTTGCCCACTACGCTGATGCTGGTAGACTGGTTGCTGGTCGCTTTGGATACGAGCTGGTGGGAGCCATGTTTGCCCTGCAACTGATTCTGCTTGTTGGTTCTCACTGCCTGACCGGTACCATTGCTTTCCTCAACATTACAGACAACGCCATCTGCTCCCTCGTCTTTGGTGTcatctctgccatcatcctcttcgtcttggcCCTCCCTCCGTCCTTTACTGAGCTCGCCATTCTTGGTTACATCGACttcgtctccatcatccttgcTATTGGTATCACCATGATTGCCACTGGTATCAAGGCCAACCAGTCCGCCGGTGGACTGTCTGCTGTTGACTGGTCGCCGTGGCCCAAGGAGGACCTGTCCTTTGCCGAcgccttcatcgccattACCAACATTGTCTTCGCCTACAGCTTTTCCATCTGCCAGTTCTCCTTCATGGACGAGATGCACACCCCCACCGATTACAAAAAGTCCATCTGGGCTCTTGGCCTCATCGAGATTGCCATCTACACCATCACCGGTGGTGTTATCTACGCCTTTGTCGGAGTCGACGTCAAGTCTCCCGCTCTGCTCTCTGGCGGCCacctcatctccaagatTGCCTTTGGTATCGGTCTGcccgtcatcttcatttccGGATCCATCAACGGCACTGTCGTCGGACGCTTCATCCACGGTCGCGTTTACAAGAACTCCGTTATCCGATATGTCAACACCACCATGGGATGGGTTACATGGACTGTGCTCATCGCCATAATCACTCTCGTCGCTTGGATCATTGCCGAGGCCattcccttcttctcggaTCTTCTGTCCATTTCATCgtcgctcttcatctccggcTTCACCTACTACTTCCCCGCCATTTTCTGGTTCGTGCTGCTCAAGGAGGGAAGCGTCTGGGAGCGCAAGAACCTGGTCCACTTCGCCCTGAGCAGTCTTTCTATGGTTGTCGGACTTGTTGTGCTGGTTTGCGGAACATACGCCAGTGTTGTTGATATT AATAACCAATACAAGGCCAAGACTGTCCGTGGTCCTTTCACTTGCGCGCCTCTTGCTTAA